Proteins encoded by one window of Aphis gossypii isolate Hap1 chromosome X, ASM2018417v2, whole genome shotgun sequence:
- the LOC114130057 gene encoding mitochondrial inner membrane protease subunit 2, which produces MGVWSQIKNVVIGVAVGRTVIDTFGSVARVDGISMQPTFNPNNTVDFVFLSYIPVRFDSVKRGDIIVAVSPRNPNETIIKRVIGVEGDIVVSKKKNNTSGTKKIVPKGYYWIEGDHKGHTYDSTSFGPISKGLVVAKVSVIIWPPSRWQLLQSHHK; this is translated from the coding sequence ATGGGAGTTTggagtcaaataaaaaatgttgtgattGGCGTAGCTGTTGGACGCACAGTAATTGATACGTTTGGTTCTGTAGCCAGAGTTGATGGAATTTCTATGCAACCTACATTTAATCCAAATAACACAGTGGATTTTGTGTTTCTATCATATATTCCAGTGCGATTTGATTCTGTTAAGCGTGGTGATATTATTGTGGCCGTATCACCTAGGAATCCAAacgaaacaattattaaacgtGTAATTGGTGTGGAAGGTGACATTGTAgtatcaaaaaagaaaaataatacttcaggtacaaaaaaaattgttcctaAAGGATACTATTGGATTGAAGGTGATCACAAAGGCCATACATATGATTCTACCAGTTTTGGTCCAATTTCTAAAGGACTAGTTGTTGCTAAGGTTTCAGTTATAATTTGGCCTCCCAGTAGATGGCAACTACTTCAGTCTCACCACAAATAA